A DNA window from bacterium contains the following coding sequences:
- a CDS encoding TIGR03667 family PPOX class F420-dependent oxidoreductase, protein MLDFTSPLGRRVNRRLRQEQIIWLTTVDTHGSPQPRPVWFHWDGRTVLIFSERHTAKVEHIARNRNVALSLNTSKDGGDVAVLIGEAVVSRRQPPVARIKAYLQKYKQGLKDIGLTVPQFAASYSVPILVTPRSMRGL, encoded by the coding sequence ATGCTTGACTTCACGTCGCCCCTCGGGCGACGGGTCAACCGGCGGCTGCGCCAAGAGCAGATCATCTGGCTGACCACAGTTGATACGCACGGCAGTCCCCAACCCAGGCCAGTCTGGTTTCACTGGGACGGCCGGACGGTACTGATCTTTAGTGAGCGACACACGGCCAAAGTGGAGCATATAGCCCGTAACCGCAACGTTGCGCTGAGTCTCAACACTAGCAAAGACGGCGGCGATGTCGCGGTCCTGATCGGTGAAGCGGTGGTCTCGAGAAGACAACCGCCAGTAGCCAGGATCAAGGCCTACCTTCAAAAGTACAAGCAGGGGCTCAAGGACATTGGCCTGACGGTGCCACAGTTTGCGGCCTCTTACTCAGTGCCCATTCTCGTCACCCCGAGATCTATGCGGGGACTGTGA
- a CDS encoding DUF6295 family protein — MCTMIARQVEVEGRGKGAGGWFTVRQANVSYDHPFSLPLEHALNIDFVNEAQGPGARVAVELTVESARTLVETIQAVLRRAEAGGYLEENHAHA, encoded by the coding sequence ATGTGCACCATGATCGCCAGGCAGGTGGAGGTCGAGGGCAGAGGCAAGGGTGCGGGCGGGTGGTTCACCGTGCGCCAGGCCAACGTGTCCTATGACCACCCTTTCAGCCTCCCGCTGGAGCATGCTTTGAATATCGACTTTGTGAATGAGGCGCAGGGGCCGGGCGCGCGCGTCGCCGTAGAACTCACGGTGGAGTCGGCTCGCACCCTGGTCGAGACGATCCAGGCGGTGCTCAGGCGGGCCGAGGCGGGCGGATACTTGGAGGAGAACCACGCTCATGCTTGA
- a CDS encoding dienelactone hydrolase family protein — protein MYKTDMYEGMLAETVTMYGASGDVINAYFARPLGPGPFPGVVLIHHLPGWDEWYREATRRFTHHGYSALSPNLYFRDGHGTPEDVASKVRAAGGVPDDQVVGDVGGAMRYLRSLPYINGKVGVFGTCSGGRHAYLTACRAKGFDAAVDCWGGRVVMSSEELTPKQPVAPIDYTSDLSCPVLGLFGEEDKGPTPEQVTRHEEELKKYGKTYEFHMYPNAGHGFFYYDRPAYRQQQAVDGWHKVFAFLQKHLGGQ, from the coding sequence ATGTACAAGACTGACATGTATGAAGGGATGCTTGCAGAGACCGTCACGATGTACGGCGCCAGCGGGGATGTCATCAACGCCTACTTTGCCCGACCCTTGGGCCCTGGCCCCTTTCCTGGCGTGGTGCTGATCCACCACCTGCCCGGCTGGGACGAATGGTACCGCGAGGCCACGCGCAGGTTTACACACCACGGCTATTCCGCGCTCTCTCCCAATCTTTACTTCCGCGACGGCCACGGCACCCCTGAGGACGTGGCCTCGAAAGTGCGCGCAGCAGGGGGCGTGCCCGACGACCAGGTCGTGGGCGATGTTGGAGGAGCGATGCGATACCTGCGCTCGCTCCCCTACATCAACGGCAAAGTGGGTGTCTTCGGCACCTGTTCGGGCGGCCGACACGCGTATCTCACAGCGTGTCGTGCAAAAGGCTTTGACGCGGCCGTGGACTGCTGGGGCGGGCGCGTAGTAATGTCCAGCGAGGAACTCACACCCAAGCAGCCTGTGGCCCCGATCGACTACACCAGCGACCTATCCTGCCCGGTCCTGGGCCTCTTCGGTGAGGAGGACAAGGGTCCCACGCCCGAACAGGTGACCCGCCATGAGGAGGAACTCAAGAAGTACGGCAAGACCTATGAGTTTCACATGTATCCGAATGCGGGTCATGGTTTCTTCTACTATGACCGGCCGGCCTATCGGCAGCAGCAAGCGGTGGACGGCTGGCACAAGGTTTTCGCCTTCCTTCAGAAGCATCTTGGTGGACAGTAG
- a CDS encoding transposase, with protein sequence MTTWNANGHITKQGSPWVRWILSEAAQMAKRRPPLARAYVEIAHRRGKNIATIAIARKLLARCYYILKAVKSQQTDISGAGLRAG encoded by the coding sequence ATGACGACATGGAACGCAAACGGCCACATCACCAAGCAAGGATCCCCCTGGGTTCGCTGGATCCTCAGCGAAGCCGCCCAAATGGCGAAGCGCCGCCCGCCGCTCGCGCGCGCCTATGTGGAGATTGCCCACCGGCGGGGCAAGAACATCGCCACCATTGCGATCGCCAGGAAACTCTTGGCCCGTTGCTATTACATCCTCAAGGCGGTAAAGAGTCAGCAGACGGACATTAGCGGAGCAGGCCTCCGTGCCGGGTGA